In uncultured Bacteroides sp., one genomic interval encodes:
- a CDS encoding hemerythrin family protein has translation MNTITIETINSQSWNDSLLLGIPLVDKQHKILISLFDEIISVSKEDDSEDKILPLLNELQRYTIYHFNTEEELMRQKNLQNTELHLKQHNLFKKKIDDFIIAHNYKNIVLLNQIILFLRKWLVTHISDIDSSTLKHQAVIDIE, from the coding sequence ATGAATACAATAACAATAGAAACAATAAACAGTCAAAGCTGGAACGACTCGTTACTTCTTGGAATTCCACTCGTTGACAAGCAGCATAAAATTCTTATTTCTTTGTTTGATGAAATTATATCGGTTAGTAAAGAAGATGATAGCGAAGATAAGATATTGCCTTTATTAAACGAACTGCAAAGGTATACTATTTATCATTTCAATACTGAAGAAGAATTAATGCGCCAGAAGAATTTGCAAAATACTGAACTGCACCTTAAACAGCATAATTTATTCAAGAAGAAAATAGATGATTTTATAATTGCCCACAATTACAAAAATATAGTTTTATTGAATCAGATCATTCTGTTTTTACGGAAATGGCTGGTCACTCATATCAGCGATATTGACTCTAGCACTTTAAAACATCAAGCTGTAATTGATATTGAATAG
- a CDS encoding glycosyltransferase, whose amino-acid sequence MDITFWNNFINILFFIFSGTLFTLYLITAFLSITEVRRHIKKSRNFDYRTMLSFPKLPSVSIIAPAYNEEKTIIENINCLLSLQYLDYEIIIVNDGSKDNTLATIINHFGLIKVEKAYELKIPCAKIRGVYQSENPAYHNLLVVDKENGGKADALNAGVNVSLKDLFLAIDVDCIIEPDAILKMVQPFIDDPKHRVIASGGVIRVANSCEVDDGRIVKVNYPTNFWAKFQVLEYFRAFTIGRMAWTKVNGLLMVSGAFGLFDREVAVKVGGYDKTTVGEDLELVVRMRKYMYEVGEKHRVAFIPDPLCWTEVPESYKILSRQRNRWTRGAIDTIKKHRNMFFNPKYGIVGMVSFPYWVIYEWLTPVVELLGIVFLIILLILNLYSLKIISLVLLFVITFSFLFSTTAIFIETYTYYKYRGVKYMFLAFLFVILEMFVYQPSNLYFSLWGNYDYFFKKNKKGWGNMTRTGFSTKQQTN is encoded by the coding sequence ATGGATATAACTTTTTGGAATAACTTTATAAACATCTTGTTCTTCATATTTTCAGGAACTCTGTTTACGTTGTATCTTATAACGGCGTTCTTGTCTATTACGGAGGTGAGGAGGCATATTAAAAAGAGTAGAAACTTTGATTACAGAACAATGCTCTCTTTTCCTAAACTACCTTCTGTTTCTATTATTGCCCCGGCATACAATGAAGAAAAAACAATTATAGAGAATATTAATTGCTTATTATCTTTACAGTATCTGGACTATGAAATTATTATTGTAAACGATGGGAGTAAGGATAACACACTGGCTACAATAATAAACCATTTTGGGCTGATAAAAGTTGAGAAAGCTTACGAACTGAAAATTCCATGTGCAAAAATAAGAGGTGTTTATCAGTCGGAAAATCCAGCTTATCACAATTTATTGGTTGTTGATAAAGAAAATGGCGGTAAGGCTGATGCGCTGAATGCCGGAGTAAATGTTTCTTTGAAGGATTTGTTCTTGGCTATTGATGTGGATTGCATAATTGAACCAGATGCTATCTTAAAGATGGTACAGCCTTTTATTGATGATCCAAAACATAGAGTAATAGCTTCCGGAGGGGTAATCCGTGTGGCAAACTCATGTGAGGTAGACGACGGGAGAATTGTGAAAGTTAATTATCCGACGAACTTCTGGGCTAAATTTCAGGTACTTGAATATTTCAGAGCTTTTACTATTGGACGAATGGCATGGACTAAAGTAAATGGTCTGCTTATGGTGTCAGGAGCTTTTGGACTGTTTGATCGTGAAGTGGCTGTCAAAGTGGGTGGCTATGATAAAACAACCGTGGGCGAAGATTTGGAGTTGGTAGTGAGAATGCGTAAATATATGTATGAAGTAGGAGAAAAGCACCGGGTAGCTTTTATTCCTGATCCTCTATGCTGGACTGAAGTGCCAGAATCTTATAAAATTCTTTCAAGGCAACGTAACAGATGGACTCGTGGTGCCATTGATACTATAAAGAAACATAGAAACATGTTTTTTAATCCGAAATATGGAATAGTTGGCATGGTTAGTTTTCCTTACTGGGTAATATACGAATGGTTAACTCCTGTTGTAGAGTTGCTAGGCATAGTTTTCCTTATTATTCTGCTGATATTGAATTTGTATAGTTTGAAAATAATTTCGCTTGTTCTACTTTTTGTAATTACATTCTCTTTTTTATTTTCTACTACTGCTATCTTTATTGAAACATATACTTATTATAAGTACAGAGGAGTAAAATATATGTTTTTGGCTTTTCTCTTTGTAATTCTTGAAATGTTTGTATATCAACCATCGAACCTGTATTTCTCTTTATGGGGCAATTATGATTATTTTTTCAAAAAAAATAAGAAAGGATGGGGCAACATGACCAGAACAGGATTTTCAACAAAACAACAAACTAATTAA
- a CDS encoding YaiO family outer membrane beta-barrel protein → MRKLYIVMFCLFLANGFNSAFAQEADFQKAKFRKTIEEARKALGAEPARGDLMVVIANNYAWQEKTDSALIYLEKAKQINYYNDDLFDSWLNVLLWSHRYESLLETCRVAEQYKYSHTENLLRKKMLAYTELRDYDEGIELFKAPGNKEFLKLDDISYMYNNLIMKRNTNVVQAFYSIDCFDHNAPQHLANLGYAFKVGKHSLALRANYADRYHMNDVLLESDFYLQMNNKSYMYFNYGYAFDASLFPRHRAGYEYYMPLEYKMEASLGARYMKYISSEVFIATGHLEKYMGNHWVAFRPFYVMQDNGNSFTLLANYRFYGKNPLNYWGVELTYGNSPDDSRATMENSAFNNLDAYKIKLERSFMLNSISDVRIGIGYTREEYITSKFRNRYLIEVGYRFRLR, encoded by the coding sequence ATGAGGAAATTATATATTGTCATGTTTTGTCTGTTTCTTGCAAATGGATTTAATTCTGCTTTCGCACAGGAAGCAGATTTCCAAAAAGCAAAGTTCAGAAAGACGATTGAAGAAGCCCGGAAAGCATTGGGTGCTGAACCTGCTCGTGGTGACTTGATGGTAGTTATTGCCAATAATTATGCCTGGCAGGAAAAGACAGACTCTGCATTGATCTACTTAGAGAAGGCAAAACAGATAAATTACTACAATGATGATTTGTTTGATTCGTGGCTGAATGTTTTATTGTGGTCTCACAGATACGAAAGTTTACTGGAGACTTGCCGGGTAGCCGAACAATACAAATATTCGCACACTGAAAATCTTCTGCGAAAAAAAATGCTAGCATATACCGAACTGAGGGATTACGATGAAGGCATTGAACTGTTCAAGGCTCCCGGGAATAAAGAGTTTCTGAAACTGGACGATATTAGCTACATGTACAATAACCTGATAATGAAAAGAAACACCAATGTGGTGCAGGCTTTTTATTCTATAGACTGCTTTGATCATAATGCTCCTCAGCATCTGGCAAATCTGGGATATGCTTTTAAGGTAGGAAAACATTCGCTGGCTCTGCGAGCCAATTATGCAGACAGATATCATATGAACGATGTGCTTCTGGAATCAGATTTTTATCTGCAGATGAACAACAAATCGTACATGTACTTTAACTATGGATATGCTTTCGATGCATCATTGTTTCCTCGACACCGTGCCGGGTATGAATACTATATGCCTTTGGAGTATAAAATGGAAGCGTCTCTCGGAGCCAGATATATGAAATATATCAGTTCGGAGGTATTTATCGCTACCGGTCATCTGGAAAAATACATGGGAAATCATTGGGTGGCTTTCCGGCCTTTCTATGTGATGCAGGATAACGGAAACTCATTTACTTTGCTGGCAAACTACAGATTTTACGGAAAGAATCCGTTAAACTACTGGGGAGTGGAACTTACTTATGGTAACTCGCCGGATGATAGCAGAGCAACAATGGAGAATTCTGCATTCAACAATCTGGATGCTTATAAAATAAAGCTGGAAAGAAGCTTTATGCTGAATAGTATATCAGATGTACGTATCGGCATTGGATACACCAGAGAAGAATATATTACAAGCAAATTCAGAAACAGATATTTAATAGAAGTAGGATATAGATTCAGATTGAGATGA
- a CDS encoding response regulator: MMNKTIVIMSNDILFPQLFETLLYRKIKGVNVIVCKSIQEIKEKVPVHSANLGLLDSILNGISSLEVIRYLRMERRIVTPLFYFSDIQTEAYTYKAYEMGASRIIHRPFDPNVVTDEIVELINSY, translated from the coding sequence ATGATGAACAAGACTATAGTAATTATGTCTAATGACATACTGTTTCCTCAACTATTTGAGACCTTGCTCTATCGAAAAATCAAGGGAGTTAATGTTATTGTATGCAAATCAATACAGGAAATTAAAGAAAAAGTGCCTGTACACTCTGCAAACCTGGGGCTTCTTGATTCTATTTTGAATGGAATTTCCAGTCTGGAGGTGATAAGATACCTTCGCATGGAAAGACGTATTGTTACTCCTTTGTTTTACTTCTCGGATATACAGACCGAAGCTTATACATACAAAGCGTATGAAATGGGTGCCAGTAGAATTATTCACCGCCCTTTCGATCCAAACGTTGTTACGGATGAAATTGTGGAGCTTATAAATAGTTATTAA
- the rplT gene encoding 50S ribosomal protein L20: MPRSVNHVASKARRKKILNLTKGYFGARKNVWTVAKNTWEKGLTYAFRDRRNKKRNFRALWIQRINAAARLEGMSYSKLMGGLHKAGIEINRKVLADLAVNHPEAFKAVVAKAKAA, translated from the coding sequence ATGCCAAGATCAGTAAATCATGTTGCTTCAAAAGCAAGAAGAAAGAAAATTTTGAACCTTACCAAAGGTTATTTTGGTGCAAGAAAAAATGTTTGGACCGTTGCTAAGAACACCTGGGAGAAAGGTTTGACTTACGCATTCCGTGACCGTAGAAACAAGAAAAGAAACTTCCGTGCTCTTTGGATTCAGCGTATTAATGCTGCAGCTCGTTTAGAAGGAATGTCTTATTCTAAACTAATGGGCGGCTTACATAAAGCTGGTATCGAAATAAACCGTAAGGTCTTAGCAGACTTAGCTGTTAATCATCCAGAAGCTTTCAAAGCTGTGGTTGCTAAAGCAAAAGCTGCTTAA
- the rpmI gene encoding 50S ribosomal protein L35 produces MPKMKTNSGSKKRFTLTGTGKIKRKHAFHSHILTKKSKKRKRNLCYSTTVDATNVSQVKSLLAMK; encoded by the coding sequence ATGCCAAAGATGAAGACTAACTCCGGTTCTAAAAAAAGGTTTACCCTTACCGGAACAGGTAAAATCAAAAGAAAGCACGCTTTTCACAGTCATATTTTGACTAAAAAGAGCAAAAAGAGAAAAAGAAACTTGTGTTACTCTACAACAGTTGATGCAACTAATGTAAGCCAGGTTAAGTCTCTTTTAGCAATGAAGTAA
- the infC gene encoding translation initiation factor IF-3, translating to MKKEVIKEQHRINEQIRAKEVRLVGDDNIEPKVYPLFQALKMAEDRELDLVEISPNAVPPVCKIIDYSKFLYQLKKRQKEQKAKQVKVNVKEIRFGPQTDDHDYNFKMKHAKGFLEDGDKVKAYVFFKGRSILFKEQGEVLLLRFANDLEDYAKVEQMPMLEGKKMTIFLSPKKKEVKKPVAPKEVKVVKVKVDKPEETTDEAE from the coding sequence ATGAAGAAAGAGGTTATAAAAGAGCAACACCGAATAAATGAACAAATTCGTGCCAAGGAAGTACGTTTAGTTGGAGATGATAATATCGAACCAAAGGTTTATCCTTTATTCCAGGCATTAAAGATGGCAGAGGATAGAGAACTGGATCTAGTAGAAATTTCTCCAAATGCAGTTCCTCCTGTTTGTAAAATTATTGATTATTCAAAGTTCCTTTATCAGTTGAAGAAGCGTCAAAAGGAGCAGAAAGCTAAGCAGGTAAAGGTTAATGTAAAAGAGATACGTTTCGGACCTCAGACTGATGATCATGACTATAACTTTAAGATGAAACATGCGAAAGGATTCCTTGAAGATGGAGATAAAGTGAAAGCTTATGTTTTCTTTAAAGGGCGTTCTATTCTTTTCAAAGAACAAGGTGAAGTTTTGTTACTTCGTTTTGCTAATGATCTTGAAGATTATGCGAAAGTAGAACAGATGCCTATGCTTGAAGGTAAGAAGATGACTATTTTCTTATCTCCTAAAAAGAAGGAAGTAAAGAAGCCTGTTGCACCAAAAGAAGTGAAAGTTGTTAAAGTAAAGGTTGACAAACCTGAAGAGACAACTGATGAAGCGGAATAA
- the thrS gene encoding threonine--tRNA ligase: MIKITFPDGSVREYNEGVNGLQIAESISSRLAQDVVACGVNGETYDLARPINSDASVVLYKWDDAEGKHAFWHTSAHLLAEALQELYPGIQFGIGPAIENGFYYDVDPGEAVIKESDLAAIEAKMAELAAKKEAVVRTEINKADALKMFGERGETYKCELISELEDGTITTYTQGAFTDLCRGPHLMNTEKIKAIKLTSVAGAYWRGREDQKMLTRIYGITFPKKKLLDEYLVILEEAKKRDHRKIGKEMELFMFSEMVGKGLPMWLPKGTALRLRLEDFLKKIQRRFGYQQVMTPHIGNKQLYVTSGHYAKYGKDSFQPINTPEEGEEYLLKPMNCPHHCEIYKWQPRSYKDLPLRFAEFGTVYRYEQSGELHGLTRVRSFTQDDAHIFCRPDQVKDEFLKVMDIIFIIFKSLNFENFEAQISLRDPNNREKYIGSDDNWERSEKAIIEACEEKGLKAKVELGEAAFYGPKLDFMVRDAIGRKWQLGTIQVDYNLPERFNLEYTGADNQKHRPVMIHRAPFGSMERFVAVLIEHTGGKFPLWLTPDQVAILPISEKFNDYAEKVKQYLDMNDIRAIVDDRNEKIGRKIRDNEMKRIPYMLVVGEKEAENGEVAVRKQGEGDKGTMKFEEFAKILTQEVQNMINKW; the protein is encoded by the coding sequence ATGATAAAGATTACATTTCCAGATGGCTCTGTTCGTGAATATAATGAAGGAGTCAATGGTCTGCAGATTGCAGAAAGTATAAGTAGCCGATTGGCGCAGGATGTTGTAGCTTGTGGTGTAAACGGTGAAACATATGATTTAGCTCGTCCTATTAATTCTGATGCATCGGTTGTACTATATAAGTGGGATGATGCAGAAGGAAAGCATGCATTCTGGCATACTAGCGCACACTTGCTGGCTGAAGCCTTACAGGAATTATATCCGGGCATACAGTTTGGAATTGGTCCTGCAATAGAAAACGGTTTCTATTATGATGTAGATCCGGGAGAGGCAGTTATCAAAGAAAGTGATCTTGCTGCTATTGAGGCAAAGATGGCAGAATTGGCAGCAAAAAAAGAAGCTGTTGTAAGAACAGAAATTAATAAAGCTGATGCTTTGAAAATGTTCGGTGAAAGAGGTGAAACTTACAAATGTGAATTAATCTCAGAACTCGAAGATGGAACCATTACTACATATACTCAGGGTGCTTTTACTGATCTTTGCCGTGGTCCTCACTTAATGAATACTGAAAAGATTAAAGCTATCAAGCTAACATCTGTTGCAGGTGCTTATTGGAGAGGTAGAGAAGATCAGAAAATGCTTACTCGTATCTATGGTATTACTTTCCCTAAAAAGAAATTGCTTGATGAATATTTAGTTATACTAGAAGAAGCAAAGAAACGTGACCACCGTAAAATTGGTAAGGAAATGGAATTGTTTATGTTCTCTGAAATGGTAGGGAAAGGACTTCCAATGTGGTTACCAAAAGGAACAGCGCTTCGTCTTCGTCTCGAAGATTTCCTGAAGAAGATTCAACGTCGTTTTGGTTATCAACAAGTAATGACTCCTCACATTGGTAATAAACAATTATATGTTACTTCTGGTCACTATGCTAAATATGGAAAAGATTCATTCCAACCAATTAACACACCAGAAGAGGGAGAAGAATACTTATTGAAACCAATGAACTGTCCTCACCACTGTGAAATATATAAATGGCAGCCTCGTTCGTATAAAGATCTTCCATTAAGATTTGCAGAGTTTGGTACAGTATATCGTTACGAGCAAAGTGGAGAGCTTCACGGATTAACACGTGTACGTAGCTTTACACAAGATGATGCTCATATTTTCTGTAGACCAGATCAGGTTAAGGATGAGTTCTTAAAAGTTATGGATATTATCTTCATTATATTTAAGTCTTTAAACTTTGAGAACTTTGAGGCACAGATTTCACTTCGTGATCCTAACAATCGTGAAAAATATATCGGAAGCGATGATAACTGGGAACGTTCAGAAAAAGCAATTATTGAAGCTTGTGAAGAGAAAGGCTTGAAAGCAAAAGTAGAACTTGGTGAAGCTGCTTTCTATGGTCCTAAACTCGATTTTATGGTTCGTGATGCTATTGGTCGTAAATGGCAACTTGGAACTATTCAGGTTGATTATAACTTGCCAGAGAGATTTAATCTTGAATATACAGGAGCTGATAACCAGAAACATCGTCCTGTAATGATACACCGTGCACCTTTTGGCTCTATGGAACGCTTCGTTGCCGTATTGATTGAACATACCGGCGGTAAATTCCCATTATGGCTAACTCCAGATCAGGTAGCAATTCTTCCTATCAGTGAGAAATTTAATGACTATGCAGAGAAGGTAAAACAATACCTTGATATGAATGATATTCGTGCTATTGTAGATGATAGAAACGAAAAAATTGGTCGTAAAATCCGTGATAATGAGATGAAGCGTATTCCTTATATGTTAGTTGTGGGCGAAAAGGAAGCCGAAAATGGTGAAGTTGCAGTTCGCAAACAAGGAGAAGGCGATAAAGGAACAATGAAATTTGAAGAATTTGCAAAGATTTTGACTCAAGAAGTTCAAAATATGATAAATAAGTGGTAA
- a CDS encoding tetratricopeptide repeat protein: MIKRILIYLLLFPAVVSAQINTERVMAIGRNALYFEDYVLSIQYFNQVVSAKPYLYEPYFFRALAKINLDDFQGAESDCSSAIERNPFVVNAYQIRGLSRIKQQKYDGAIDDYTKALSYDPENVGLWHNLALCKISKEDFKGAETDLSKLISLSPQYTKAYLMRAEVSLKQKDTIKAMNDYDLALSIDKYDADVWSSRAAIKLQQGKYKDAEADYDQATYLNTKNSGNYINRALARFHQNKLQGAMEDYDIALDIDPTNFIGHYNRGLLRARVGDDNRAIEDFDFVIKMESDNMMAIFNRGILRAQTGDYRGAIRDYSAVIKENPNFLAGYYNRAEAKRKIGDYKGADLDEFKVMKAQLDKRYGLDKGKKAAKSDKTRKKSDKDMENYGKIVVADDSETEQKYKSEYRGKVQDKNVEIKLEPMFALTYYEKTSEITRNLKYNKFIDDLSNSGAVPKRLLITNMETPLTEKQIKTHFASIDERTTDIVKHPKNAAKRFARSIDFYLVQDFTNAIEDLTQATICDNSFFPAYFNRSLIRWKQLEFEKSEDQNSETAEVQTGLKKVDVRTPEYNIVKSDLDKVIQLAPDFVYAYYNRGNVLCMLKDYRSAIADYDKAISLDPNFAEAYFNRGLTLIFSGNNKKGISDLSKAGELGIVSAYNVIKRFTEQKH, translated from the coding sequence ATGATAAAGAGAATTTTAATATACCTGCTATTATTTCCTGCTGTAGTTTCTGCCCAAATAAACACGGAACGTGTAATGGCAATTGGCCGCAATGCATTATATTTTGAAGACTATGTTCTTTCTATTCAATACTTTAATCAAGTAGTGAGTGCAAAACCATATTTGTATGAGCCATACTTTTTTCGTGCTCTTGCAAAAATAAATCTGGATGATTTTCAAGGAGCGGAATCAGATTGCTCATCTGCTATAGAACGAAATCCATTTGTGGTTAATGCATATCAAATCAGAGGTCTATCCCGCATAAAGCAGCAAAAGTACGATGGCGCCATAGATGATTATACTAAAGCGTTGAGTTATGATCCCGAGAATGTAGGACTTTGGCATAATCTTGCTCTTTGCAAAATATCTAAGGAAGATTTTAAGGGAGCAGAAACTGATTTGTCAAAGTTGATATCCCTTTCTCCTCAGTATACAAAAGCTTATTTAATGCGTGCAGAAGTATCTTTAAAGCAAAAAGATACAATTAAAGCAATGAATGATTATGATTTGGCTTTGTCTATTGATAAATATGATGCAGATGTTTGGTCCTCACGTGCAGCAATAAAGCTCCAGCAAGGAAAATATAAAGATGCAGAAGCTGATTATGATCAGGCTACATATTTGAATACTAAAAATTCAGGAAATTATATAAATAGGGCATTGGCTCGATTCCATCAGAATAAGTTACAAGGAGCGATGGAAGATTATGATATTGCATTAGATATAGATCCAACTAATTTTATAGGACACTATAATCGCGGACTATTACGAGCTCGGGTAGGGGATGATAACAGAGCGATAGAGGATTTTGATTTTGTTATAAAGATGGAATCCGATAATATGATGGCTATCTTTAACCGGGGCATTCTTCGTGCTCAGACAGGAGATTATCGTGGTGCTATCAGAGATTATTCAGCGGTTATTAAAGAGAATCCAAATTTCTTGGCAGGATATTATAATCGGGCGGAAGCTAAAAGGAAAATAGGTGACTATAAGGGGGCAGATTTGGACGAGTTCAAGGTAATGAAAGCCCAACTCGATAAAAGATATGGCCTTGATAAAGGAAAGAAAGCGGCGAAGTCTGATAAAACACGTAAGAAATCCGATAAGGATATGGAAAATTACGGAAAGATTGTTGTTGCCGATGATTCAGAAACTGAACAGAAATATAAGAGCGAGTATCGTGGAAAGGTTCAGGATAAGAATGTTGAAATAAAGCTGGAACCAATGTTTGCTTTAACTTACTATGAAAAAACAAGTGAGATAACACGAAATTTAAAATACAACAAATTTATTGATGACTTAAGTAATTCAGGAGCTGTTCCTAAACGACTTTTGATTACCAATATGGAGACACCTCTTACAGAGAAGCAAATTAAAACTCATTTTGCTTCTATTGATGAGCGGACAACAGATATTGTAAAACATCCTAAAAATGCAGCAAAACGTTTTGCTCGTTCAATCGATTTTTATTTGGTTCAGGATTTTACAAATGCTATTGAAGATTTAACTCAGGCAACGATTTGCGATAATTCATTTTTTCCAGCTTATTTTAATCGGTCGCTTATACGTTGGAAACAGCTGGAATTTGAAAAGTCCGAAGATCAGAATTCTGAAACTGCAGAAGTACAGACTGGCCTGAAGAAAGTTGATGTTCGTACTCCGGAATATAATATAGTTAAATCAGATTTGGATAAGGTTATTCAGTTAGCTCCCGACTTTGTTTATGCATATTATAATCGTGGAAATGTACTTTGTATGCTGAAAGATTATCGTTCGGCAATAGCCGATTATGATAAAGCCATATCACTTGATCCAAATTTTGCAGAAGCATATTTTAATAGAGGATTAACACTAATCTTCTCTGGGAATAATAAAAAAGGTATTTCAGACCTAAGTAAAGCCGGTGAATTGGGTATTGTATCTGCCTATAATGTTATTAAGCGCTTTACAGAACAAAAACACTAA
- the def gene encoding peptide deformylase yields MILPIYVYGQPVLRKVAEDITPDYPNLKELIGNMFDTMHRADGVGLAAPQIGLSIRVVVISLDVLSDEYPEYKDFNKAYINAHILETEGEMVSMEEGCLSLPGIHETVNRANKIHVKYMDENFVEHDEYVEGYLARVMQHEFEHLEGGLFIDNLSPLRKQMIKGKLNAMINGKARCSYKVKTIK; encoded by the coding sequence ATGATTTTACCTATTTACGTATATGGTCAACCAGTTTTAAGAAAAGTTGCAGAAGATATAACCCCTGATTATCCGAACTTAAAAGAGCTGATAGGAAATATGTTTGATACAATGCATAGGGCTGATGGTGTAGGTCTTGCTGCTCCGCAGATTGGACTCTCTATCCGTGTTGTGGTGATCAGTCTTGATGTTCTTTCTGATGAATATCCTGAATATAAAGATTTTAATAAAGCTTATATTAATGCTCATATTCTTGAAACTGAGGGCGAAATGGTGTCTATGGAAGAAGGATGTCTCAGTTTACCTGGAATTCATGAGACTGTGAATAGAGCAAATAAAATTCATGTGAAATATATGGATGAGAACTTTGTGGAACATGATGAATATGTAGAAGGCTATCTGGCACGCGTAATGCAGCACGAATTTGAACATTTGGAAGGAGGTTTGTTTATTGATAATTTATCTCCTTTGCGTAAACAAATGATTAAAGGCAAATTGAATGCTATGATTAATGGTAAAGCCAGATGCTCATATAAGGTTAAAACAATCAAATAG